In Pseudobacter ginsenosidimutans, the following are encoded in one genomic region:
- the kduI gene encoding 5-dehydro-4-deoxy-D-glucuronate isomerase, producing the protein MEIRFQNSPKETSTMNTQQLRDNFHVPGLMKDDQLQLVYSHYDRVILGGAKPVNSHITLANHPELRAEYFLERREIGIINVGGDGTVTADGTIFPLSKLDALYLGKGTKDVTFKSNDPKSPAVYFLLSAPAHQTYENRKLSKEEASPVTLGDQSTANKRTIYKYIHLDGLKSCQLVMGLTVLNEGSIWNTMPAHTHTRRMEAYFYFDVQEQHRVFHFMGEPTETRHLLMANHDAVISPPWSIHSGAGTASYSFIWGMAGENLVFTDMDAVAISEIR; encoded by the coding sequence ATGGAGATCAGATTTCAGAACAGTCCAAAAGAGACCAGCACCATGAACACGCAGCAACTGCGTGATAATTTCCATGTGCCCGGTCTGATGAAAGACGACCAGTTACAGCTGGTGTATTCACACTACGACCGCGTGATCCTCGGAGGCGCCAAACCGGTAAACAGCCATATCACACTGGCGAATCACCCCGAGTTGCGCGCTGAATATTTTTTAGAACGAAGAGAGATCGGCATCATCAATGTAGGTGGAGATGGAACAGTAACTGCTGACGGAACAATATTTCCCCTCAGCAAACTCGATGCGCTCTATCTCGGCAAAGGCACAAAGGACGTGACTTTCAAAAGCAATGATCCGAAGAGCCCTGCTGTTTATTTCCTGCTTTCTGCACCTGCGCATCAGACTTATGAGAACCGTAAACTGAGCAAGGAAGAAGCATCGCCTGTAACACTGGGCGATCAAAGCACTGCCAACAAACGCACGATCTATAAATACATTCACCTCGATGGCCTCAAAAGCTGCCAGCTGGTGATGGGCCTCACTGTACTGAATGAAGGAAGTATCTGGAATACCATGCCTGCACATACGCATACACGCAGGATGGAAGCCTATTTCTATTTCGATGTACAGGAGCAGCATCGCGTTTTCCATTTTATGGGCGAGCCCACGGAAACACGCCACCTGCTTATGGCCAACCACGATGCAGTGATCTCGCCACCCTGGAGCATTCACTCCGGAGCAGGCACTGCCAGCTATTCCTTTATCTGGGGAATGGCAGGAGAGAATTTAGTTTTCACTGATATGGACGCCGTTGCCATCAGTGAGATCAGGTAA
- a CDS encoding sugar kinase, producing the protein MNKKVCCFGELLLRLSPALNRQWIHEASMPVFVGGAELNVATALARWKVPVEYSTALPDNYLAREICEHIEEKGISTKPVHFSGSRIGTYYLPQGTDLKNGGVIYDRAHSSFGSLKPGMIDWDEVLRDARWFHFSAISPALTEQVAAVCREGAAAAAAKGITVSIDLNHRASLWKYGKKPVEVMPSLVEYCDVVMGNIWAANSLLGIPVDPEIHLHGSKQDFLEHAGRTALAIHKQFPKVKTIANTFRFDHGEGGVLYYASLDTAGHQHHSPELVASKIVDKVGSGDCFMAGLIYGLYHRRDPQEVIDTAAAAAFGKLMEKGDATSQDMETIKKRTSKHG; encoded by the coding sequence ATGAATAAGAAAGTATGTTGTTTTGGAGAATTGCTGTTGCGCCTTTCACCTGCGCTCAACCGGCAATGGATACACGAAGCTTCCATGCCCGTGTTCGTAGGCGGGGCCGAACTGAATGTAGCTACTGCGCTTGCCAGATGGAAAGTGCCGGTGGAATACAGTACTGCATTGCCCGATAATTATCTGGCGCGTGAGATCTGTGAACATATTGAAGAGAAAGGGATCAGCACAAAGCCTGTTCACTTTTCCGGTTCGCGGATCGGGACCTATTATCTCCCGCAGGGAACCGACCTGAAGAACGGAGGCGTGATCTATGATCGCGCTCATTCATCCTTCGGTTCACTCAAGCCTGGAATGATCGATTGGGACGAAGTATTACGCGATGCACGCTGGTTCCATTTCAGCGCCATCAGCCCGGCGCTCACAGAGCAGGTTGCTGCTGTATGCCGCGAAGGTGCAGCCGCTGCTGCAGCTAAAGGCATTACCGTATCCATCGATCTCAATCATCGTGCGAGTTTGTGGAAATATGGAAAGAAGCCGGTGGAAGTGATGCCTTCCCTGGTGGAATATTGTGATGTGGTGATGGGCAATATCTGGGCAGCCAATTCATTGCTCGGCATTCCCGTGGATCCGGAGATCCATCTGCATGGCAGCAAACAGGATTTCCTGGAGCATGCAGGCAGAACTGCGCTCGCCATTCACAAGCAATTCCCCAAAGTAAAAACGATCGCCAATACTTTCCGCTTCGATCATGGTGAAGGCGGCGTTCTCTATTACGCATCACTGGACACTGCGGGTCATCAACATCACTCACCCGAACTGGTGGCTTCGAAAATAGTGGACAAAGTAGGAAGCGGCGATTGCTTTATGGCCGGACTCATTTACGGGCTTTATCACCGTCGTGATCCGCAGGAAGTGATCGATACCGCAGCTGCTGCGGCTTTCGGCAAGCTCATGGAGAAAGGCGATGCCACCAGTCAGGATATGGAAACCATTAAAAAAAGAACCAGCAAGCATGGATAA
- a CDS encoding beta/alpha barrel domain-containing protein yields the protein MDKNKLIRKTITEQGLIPLYFHPDPDTCIGVMKALYAGGVRVVEFTNRGAAAQDNFEAMLKVRDKECKDLLLGIGTIKTKKDAKAFIRSGADFIIAPGMIEEVAETVHKEEMLWIPGCMTTTEIIKAEQAGASLIKLFPGNLLGPGFMSAIRELFPDLLFMPTGGVEAEKENLFAWFRSGVSAVGMGSKLITKTVLEEKKYDELTAAASAALQLIKEVR from the coding sequence ATGGATAAAAACAAACTGATCAGGAAAACGATCACAGAACAGGGGCTTATCCCTTTATATTTTCATCCGGATCCCGATACCTGCATCGGTGTAATGAAAGCCCTATATGCAGGTGGTGTAAGAGTGGTGGAATTCACCAACCGTGGCGCGGCTGCGCAGGATAATTTTGAAGCGATGCTGAAAGTGCGCGACAAGGAATGCAAAGACCTGCTGCTCGGCATCGGCACTATCAAAACAAAAAAAGATGCGAAAGCTTTCATCAGATCCGGCGCGGATTTCATCATAGCTCCGGGTATGATCGAAGAAGTGGCGGAGACGGTCCATAAAGAGGAAATGCTTTGGATCCCCGGTTGTATGACTACCACCGAGATCATCAAAGCCGAACAGGCAGGCGCATCGCTGATCAAACTGTTTCCCGGCAACCTGCTGGGGCCCGGTTTCATGAGCGCTATCCGCGAACTGTTCCCCGATCTGCTTTTCATGCCCACCGGTGGTGTGGAAGCAGAGAAGGAAAATTTGTTTGCCTGGTTCAGATCCGGCGTGAGCGCAGTGGGCATGGGCAGCAAACTGATCACGAAAACTGTACTTGAGGAGAAAAAATACGATGAGCTCACTGCCGCCGCCAGCGCTGCATTGCAACTCATCAAAGAGGTAAGATAA
- a CDS encoding MFS transporter, whose protein sequence is MQQAIGKYRWTICTLIFFATTINYLDRQVISLVKGYVEKEFNWTEIDYANLTVAFQLSYAIAMMFIGRLIDKLGTKLGYAASLIAWSIAAIGHGFISSTGGFFVARAALGVTEAGNFPAAIKTTAEWFPKKERSLATGIFNSGSNIGAIIAPLTVPFIAEALNWRMAFVITGAVGLIWLIFWFWLYEIPARSKRLSKAEFDYIHSDEDEQAEQNEANAAKKISWGQLLGYRQTWAFALGKFMTDGIWWFYLFWLPDFLKKQYHLTNTDIAVPVAIVYTIAAFGSIFGGWVPGNLIKNNWPVFKARKTSMFIYALFVLPVMAAQYLGSFGMWYAVLIIGLAAAAHQAWSANIFTTVSDMFPKRAVASITGIGGMAGGLGGILIAKSAGYLFEYYKGQGDITVGYMIMFVICGLAYLTAWLVMHLLVPKMKRVTL, encoded by the coding sequence ATGCAGCAAGCCATAGGAAAATACAGGTGGACAATCTGTACCCTCATTTTCTTTGCCACCACAATCAATTACCTGGACAGACAGGTGATCAGCCTTGTAAAAGGTTATGTGGAAAAGGAATTCAACTGGACTGAAATTGATTATGCCAACCTTACCGTAGCATTTCAGCTTTCCTATGCGATTGCGATGATGTTCATCGGCCGGTTGATCGATAAGCTGGGCACCAAGCTGGGATATGCAGCATCTCTTATTGCCTGGAGTATTGCGGCTATTGGTCACGGTTTCATCAGCAGTACAGGTGGTTTCTTTGTAGCCCGTGCAGCATTGGGTGTTACAGAAGCCGGTAACTTTCCCGCCGCCATCAAAACCACGGCTGAATGGTTCCCTAAAAAAGAGAGATCACTCGCAACCGGTATCTTCAATTCAGGCTCCAATATTGGCGCTATCATTGCACCACTCACTGTGCCTTTCATTGCTGAAGCATTGAACTGGCGCATGGCATTCGTGATCACCGGCGCGGTAGGGCTGATCTGGCTCATATTCTGGTTCTGGTTGTATGAGATCCCTGCGCGCAGCAAACGTTTAAGCAAAGCCGAATTCGATTATATCCATAGTGATGAAGATGAACAAGCCGAGCAGAACGAAGCGAATGCCGCGAAGAAAATTTCCTGGGGACAATTGCTCGGCTATCGTCAGACCTGGGCTTTTGCGCTCGGTAAATTCATGACTGATGGCATTTGGTGGTTCTATCTTTTCTGGCTGCCGGATTTTCTGAAGAAACAATACCATCTTACCAACACGGATATTGCAGTACCTGTAGCCATTGTGTATACCATTGCCGCATTTGGAAGTATTTTCGGTGGATGGGTGCCGGGTAATCTCATCAAGAATAACTGGCCTGTATTCAAGGCAAGGAAAACTTCCATGTTCATCTACGCGCTCTTCGTGTTGCCGGTAATGGCGGCGCAGTACCTTGGTTCCTTCGGTATGTGGTATGCTGTGCTGATCATTGGTCTTGCAGCAGCAGCACACCAGGCATGGAGCGCCAATATCTTCACTACAGTATCTGATATGTTCCCCAAGAGGGCAGTGGCCAGTATCACCGGGATCGGTGGTATGGCAGGTGGCCTCGGTGGTATCCTGATTGCCAAGAGCGCGGGATATCTTTTTGAATACTACAAAGGACAGGGAGATATTACCGTTGGTTACATGATCATGTTCGTGATCTGTGGTCTGGCCTATCTCACAGCATGGTTAGTGATGCACCTGCTGGTTCCGAAAATGAAGCGAGTAACGCTATAA
- a CDS encoding Crp/Fnr family transcriptional regulator — translation MKNVLHKIQSVYPLSADAMHLFISHLEQVNLPKGHQLFKEGRTGSQLYLIERGIARAFSVRDNKELTFWFGLEGDVAMSYYSYIANKPGYETVELLEDSVLYSISLDNLQELFTTNIEIANWGRKLAEFELVRTEQTFMTQQSLPAAVRYQLLLEQNPQLIRRVQLGYIASYLGVTQVTLSRIRAGQTGSRYSSFIALLASFSEPAGASLTML, via the coding sequence TTGAAAAACGTTCTACACAAAATACAATCGGTCTACCCGCTCTCTGCGGATGCCATGCATTTATTCATTTCCCATCTTGAACAGGTTAACCTTCCCAAAGGGCATCAGTTATTCAAAGAAGGAAGAACAGGTTCTCAGCTCTACCTGATCGAAAGGGGAATTGCACGCGCATTCTCTGTGAGAGATAATAAGGAATTGACTTTCTGGTTTGGCCTTGAAGGTGATGTAGCCATGAGCTATTACAGCTATATTGCCAACAAGCCTGGTTATGAAACGGTTGAACTACTGGAAGATTCTGTACTGTATTCCATTTCCCTCGACAACCTGCAGGAATTATTCACCACCAATATCGAGATCGCTAACTGGGGTCGCAAACTCGCAGAGTTCGAACTGGTGAGAACGGAACAAACCTTCATGACGCAGCAAAGCCTCCCTGCTGCAGTCCGTTACCAACTTTTGCTGGAACAGAATCCGCAACTGATCCGCCGCGTACAACTTGGCTACATCGCTTCTTACCTGGGTGTTACACAGGTAACGTTGAGCCGTATACGCGCCGGTCAGACAGGAAGCCGCTACTCCAGTTTTATAGCGTTACTCGCTTCATTTTCGGAACCAGCAGGTGCATCACTAACCATGCTGTGA
- a CDS encoding DinB family protein — MYHAKTLLTELNNEAATTRKFLALVPEDKYDWKPHPKSMSLKQLASHVAELPGWTHMALTTSELDFENNPYTYPTVGNTRDLLNFFDGQLEKGRTELEKASDADLLPVWTLRSGANIYSAESKGEVIRMSLNQTTHHRAQLGVYLRLLDIPIPGSYGPSADEMEGFQF; from the coding sequence ATGTACCACGCAAAGACCCTCCTTACAGAACTGAATAACGAAGCAGCAACCACCCGTAAATTCCTGGCGCTGGTGCCTGAAGACAAATATGACTGGAAGCCGCATCCCAAGAGCATGTCTCTGAAACAACTGGCCTCGCATGTGGCGGAGTTACCCGGCTGGACGCATATGGCTTTGACCACCAGTGAACTTGATTTTGAAAACAACCCTTATACTTACCCCACCGTAGGCAATACACGGGACCTGCTGAATTTTTTCGACGGGCAACTGGAAAAAGGAAGGACTGAACTGGAGAAAGCATCGGATGCGGATCTTCTTCCTGTCTGGACGCTTCGCAGCGGCGCCAATATTTACAGCGCCGAATCGAAAGGAGAAGTGATCCGCATGAGCCTTAACCAAACTACCCATCACCGCGCACAGTTAGGCGTATACCTGCGCCTGCTGGATATTCCCATCCCCGGCAGTTACGGACCCAGTGCAGATGAAATGGAAGGATTCCAATTTTGA